A single genomic interval of Dromiciops gliroides isolate mDroGli1 chromosome 1, mDroGli1.pri, whole genome shotgun sequence harbors:
- the LOC122744294 gene encoding proline-rich protein HaeIII subfamily 1-like — translation MTWVAKTSPPPLEERKPGEERCRPPTPSFPWEKEGSPVCKPCPEGGLPLSRAKGRPHFSMTPGRPKAPPRKPQLLLTRAAKEAESTPGEAPPQLQGSLGLSDLGPHPRGPPPNPRTPGAGSPGLPQLGPPTRPRPHGRDQRPTLGRRAQGRPSAPPRRPAPAPWPGEDPRPLPAPGAEELRQGPARKPARRASEGQVVPEDPPPGPRQTPGRAGPEAPPPGGRAAHSPYGRGRRAGTTRGAPQQRLGPGSAQAPAPAPPPPPSRPPCCRPALVRLSSASAPARPRDCPRPARSLALLPAWLRLAPRASVSATARAQGGRESEGRLKPAVGPGAAAAPSPPRAAPRARSRAWLPLPQTLFGPP, via the exons ATGACCTGGGTAGCAAAgacatccccacccccacttgaAGAGAGGAAGCCTGGGGAAGAGCGATGCCGTCCCCCAACTCCGAGCTTCccgtgggagaaagaagggagccCTGTCTGCAAACCCTGCCCCGAAGGGGGGCTCCCCCTCAGCAGGGCCAAGGGCCGTCCCCACTTCTCTATGACCCCCGGCCGTCCCAAGGCCCCCCCGAGAAAGCCTCAGCTTCTCCTAACGAGGGCCGCCAAGGAAGCGGAGAGCACCCCAGGAGAGGCCCCCCCGCAGCTCCAGGGCAGCCTGGGCCTCTCAGACCTGGGCCCGCACCCACGCGGCCCGCCCCCCAACCCGCGCACACCAGGGGCTGGAAGCCCGGGGCTTCCCCAGCTCGGGCCCCCGACGCGACCCCGCCCTCACGGCCGGGACCAGAGGCCTACCTTGGGAAGGAGAGCACAGGGTAGGCCCTCGGCCCCCCCGCggcgccccgcccccgccccgtgGCCCGGGGAGGACCCTCGGCCCCTCCCCGCTCCCGGGGCAGAGGAGCTGCGGCAGGGGCCGGCCAGGAAGCCTGCGCGCAGGGCTTCCGAGGGGCAGGTCGTGCCCGAAGACCCCCCGCCCGGGCCGAGGCAGACGCCGGGCCGGGCCGGCCCGGAGGCCCCTCCTCCCGGGGGCCGGGCCGCGCACTCACCGTACGGAAGAGGGAGGCGGGCAGGGACGACGAGAGGAGCCCCTCAGCAGCGCCTCGGGCCGGGCTCGGCCCAGGCCCCGGCCCcggcgccgccgccgccaccgtcACGGCCGCCGTGCTGCCGCCCTGCGCTCGTCCGGCTCTCCTCGGCTTCGGCCCCGGCCCGGCCCCGCGACTGCCCCCGGCCCGCCCGCTCGCTCGCCCTCCTGCCCGCCTGGCTGCGCCTCGCGCCCCGAGCGAGCGTGAGCGCGACGGCGCGTGCGCAGGGAGGTCGAGAGAGCGAGGGCCGCCTCAAGCCTGCCGTGGGCCCCGGCGCAGCCGCAGCCCCGTCGCCGCCTCGCGCAGCCCCGCGCGCGCGCTCTCGAgcctggctgcccctcccccaaacgCTCTTCGGG CCGCCGTAA